The Glycine max cultivar Williams 82 chromosome 12, Glycine_max_v4.0, whole genome shotgun sequence genome window below encodes:
- the LOC100806839 gene encoding shaggy-related protein kinase eta isoform X1 yields the protein MASMPLGPQQQLPPPPPQQPPPAENDAMKVDSRGGSDAGTEKEMSAPVADGNDALTGHIISTTIAGKNGEPKQTISYMAERVVGTGSFGIVFQAKCLETGEAVAIKKVLQDRRYKNRELQLMRVMDHPNIISLSNYFFSTTSRDELFLNLVMEYVPETIFRVIKHYSSMKQRMPLIYVKLYTYQIFRGLAYIHTVPGICHRDLKPQNLLVDRLTHQVKLCDFGSAKVLVEGESNISYICSRYYRAPELIFGAAEYTTSVDIWSAGCVLAELLLGQPLFPGENQVDQLVEIIKILGTPTREEIRCMNPNYTDFRFPHIKAHPWHKVFHKRMPPEAIDLASRLLQYSPKLRYSAVEAMAHPFFDELREPNARLPNGRPLPPLFNFKQELDGAPPELLPKLIPEHVRRQTQM from the exons ATGGCCTCTATGCCGTTGGGGCCGCAGCAACAGCTTCCACCGCCGCCGCCGCAACAACCGCCGCCAGCGGAGAATGACGCGATGAAAGTGGACTCTCGCGGCGGCTCCGACGCCGGCACCGAAAAG GAAATGTCAGCTCCTGTCGCAGATGGTAATGATGCACTCACTGGTCACATAATCTCAACCACAATTGCAGGCAAAAATGGCGAACCTAAACAA ACCATCAGTTACATGGCCGAACGTGTTGTTGGCACTGGATCATTTGGCATTGTTTTCCAG GCGAAGTGCTTGGAGACTGGCGAGGCAGTGGCTATAAAGAAGGTCTTGCAGGACAGGCGATACAAAAATCGTGAACTGCAGTTAATGCGCGTGATGGATCACCCAAATATAATTTCCTTGAGTAACTATTTCTTCTCTACAACAAGTAGAGATGAACTTTTTCTGAACTTGGTGATGGAATATGTCCCTGAGACGATCTTCCGTGTTATAAAGCACTACAGTAGCATGAAACAGAGAATGCCCCTAATCTATGTGAAATTATATACATATCAA ATCTTTAGGGGACTGGCGTATATCCATACTGTACCAGGAATCTGCCATAGGGATTTGAAGCCTCAAAATCTTTTG GTTGATCGACTCACACACCAAGTCAAGCTCTGTGATTTTGGGAGTGCAAAAGTTCTG GTGGAGGGTGAATCAAACATTTCATACATATGTTCACGGTACTATCGTGCCCCAGAGCTAATATTTGGTGCGGCAGAATACACAACTTCTGTTGATATTTGGTCCGCTGGTTGTGTCCTTGCGGAACTTCTTCTAGGCCAG CCTTTGTTCCCAGGAGAAAATCAGGTTGACCAACTCGTGGAAATTATCAAG ATTCTTGGCACTCCTACTCGAGAAGAAATTCGATGCATGAATCCTAATTATACAGATTTCAGATTCCCCCATATCAAAGCTCATCCTTGGCATAAG GTTTTTCACAAGCGAATGCCTCCTGAAGCAATTGACCTTGCATCAAGGCTTCTCCAATATTCCCCAAAACTTCGTTACAGTGCA GTGGAAGCAATGGCACATCCTTTCTTTGACGAGCTTCGCGAGCCCAATGCCCGGCTACCTAATGGTCGTCCACTGCCTCCACTTTTCAACTTTAAACAGGAA TTAGATGGAGCGCCCCCTGAACTGCTTCCTAAGCTCATCCCAGAGCATGTCAGGCGGCAAACCCAAATGTAA
- the LOC100806839 gene encoding shaggy-related protein kinase zeta isoform X2, which produces MSAPVADGNDALTGHIISTTIAGKNGEPKQTISYMAERVVGTGSFGIVFQAKCLETGEAVAIKKVLQDRRYKNRELQLMRVMDHPNIISLSNYFFSTTSRDELFLNLVMEYVPETIFRVIKHYSSMKQRMPLIYVKLYTYQIFRGLAYIHTVPGICHRDLKPQNLLVDRLTHQVKLCDFGSAKVLVEGESNISYICSRYYRAPELIFGAAEYTTSVDIWSAGCVLAELLLGQPLFPGENQVDQLVEIIKILGTPTREEIRCMNPNYTDFRFPHIKAHPWHKVFHKRMPPEAIDLASRLLQYSPKLRYSAVEAMAHPFFDELREPNARLPNGRPLPPLFNFKQELDGAPPELLPKLIPEHVRRQTQM; this is translated from the exons ATGTCAGCTCCTGTCGCAGATGGTAATGATGCACTCACTGGTCACATAATCTCAACCACAATTGCAGGCAAAAATGGCGAACCTAAACAA ACCATCAGTTACATGGCCGAACGTGTTGTTGGCACTGGATCATTTGGCATTGTTTTCCAG GCGAAGTGCTTGGAGACTGGCGAGGCAGTGGCTATAAAGAAGGTCTTGCAGGACAGGCGATACAAAAATCGTGAACTGCAGTTAATGCGCGTGATGGATCACCCAAATATAATTTCCTTGAGTAACTATTTCTTCTCTACAACAAGTAGAGATGAACTTTTTCTGAACTTGGTGATGGAATATGTCCCTGAGACGATCTTCCGTGTTATAAAGCACTACAGTAGCATGAAACAGAGAATGCCCCTAATCTATGTGAAATTATATACATATCAA ATCTTTAGGGGACTGGCGTATATCCATACTGTACCAGGAATCTGCCATAGGGATTTGAAGCCTCAAAATCTTTTG GTTGATCGACTCACACACCAAGTCAAGCTCTGTGATTTTGGGAGTGCAAAAGTTCTG GTGGAGGGTGAATCAAACATTTCATACATATGTTCACGGTACTATCGTGCCCCAGAGCTAATATTTGGTGCGGCAGAATACACAACTTCTGTTGATATTTGGTCCGCTGGTTGTGTCCTTGCGGAACTTCTTCTAGGCCAG CCTTTGTTCCCAGGAGAAAATCAGGTTGACCAACTCGTGGAAATTATCAAG ATTCTTGGCACTCCTACTCGAGAAGAAATTCGATGCATGAATCCTAATTATACAGATTTCAGATTCCCCCATATCAAAGCTCATCCTTGGCATAAG GTTTTTCACAAGCGAATGCCTCCTGAAGCAATTGACCTTGCATCAAGGCTTCTCCAATATTCCCCAAAACTTCGTTACAGTGCA GTGGAAGCAATGGCACATCCTTTCTTTGACGAGCTTCGCGAGCCCAATGCCCGGCTACCTAATGGTCGTCCACTGCCTCCACTTTTCAACTTTAAACAGGAA TTAGATGGAGCGCCCCCTGAACTGCTTCCTAAGCTCATCCCAGAGCATGTCAGGCGGCAAACCCAAATGTAA